The genome window TGTTCTCCGTTGTGCAGGACGTGACGTAGTGCTGGATAAGGCTGACCACATCTGGGAAGGCCAGGATGCGGGGTTTGGACAGGCAGTTTGAGTCGAGCCGGAACTTGCTGTCAGCATATTCAATGCGCACGTTGGTGGGGCCCCGGTTGGTCTTGACAGAGAGTGTGAACAGGTAGCTGGGGTGGGTGCTGTCCCGTACCAGGAAGGTTCCCTCAGGCATCTTCTGGAGATGCTGCTTGGCCTCGCTGGCCGTGATAGATCCCCAATACCAGCCTGGAAAGGAATCCCAGAAAGAGAGTTCACTGAGAaagcaggcaagcaagcaagaaagaaaaaaagtcatcCTTAGGCTGAAAACATGAGCTGCTCATAACAGATAGGCCCTGAAGTCCGTTCAGGTCAAGGCCTAGGAGAGAGGCCAGGAGCAGACTTCATGAGaaaggcccagcccagcctgcagagATGGCATAGCCCAGCCTGCAGGGTTTCCAGCCTTTGTTTTTCATCCGTGTGctcaggctgggggaggctgctgcactGTTTGGGGCTTCGGCTATGTctccacagcttccctcttccgcaaaagcctatgcaaatgaagcgtggattagcatatggctgtgcttcatttgcataattaagtaggagccgtttttgcgcaaaatggcactgtctacacagcgcctttttgtgcaaaaaccccgtcttgctcaagagccgtttttcctgaaaaaatgaggaagaacggctcttgcgcaagagggggttttggcacaaaaacagctcctaattaattatgcaaaggaagcacagcaatatgctaatccgtgcttcatttgcataggcttttgcaaaagagggaagctgtgtagatgtagccttagagagaaAGAGGAgtcagttcccctttctgaagagTGAACTGTTAAAGGCAAAGCTCCTGTGTATGCCAGGTGTGGGCTACTTTGTGATACAAACACAAGCCGGCAGGTGGTGCCTAAGACTGGGACCACTCATTGCACTGATAAGTTTCTGCTGTAAAAGCGTCTGGGGCAAGATGTTTACAGCAGATCAGCCTTAGTGCCCGGCGAGCTTCCTAGGAGGAGACTCTTCTTGGAGGTAGGTGGCTCACAGACTGTCCTTCCCTACACCCAGTGGCCTCCGCCCCCAGTGCCCTCTTGCTGGTGGATGGAGCTTACCGGATTCTCGCAGGTAGGAGAAGGTTTTTGCAATGCATAGGAGATCTTCTTCAGGATCTCGCATCCGAGGCAGGTTGTTTTCAGGAGCAGGCGCCACAAAGGCAGGAGCGGATTCTCCCTGGAAGACCGTAACGGAGCGAGGTTGCATGATCTGCTCCGACAAATTCACTGCAATGCCTCTGAGTGACTGTCTCCTGATCTTCTCCTCTGCCAGCAAAGGATGGGGTCTAAAAGGAAGGACATTTTGCATGATTTGTAGCTTGCCTTGGCTTGTGTTATCCGCTCGGCACGTGCTACATTGTGCTCCAGTGCATGTTCTATAAAGAGATCCCCGCCATGGTTAACGTTTCCAACAAAAGTAGAAAAGGGAAAAAGCAAACATCACAGAGCTAAAGATGAGCCCGTAGGGAGGGATGGGTGGAACACAAGTTCAAACACAACCTTGTAACTTCACACCAAGAGCCTGACTGATGTTCCTCCAACCTCAACCCATTCTCAACCCTGGGATATGCACTCCTCTGAGAGGTGTGTTAACtcatctaaatcaggggtggggaaccttctttgggttgggggccattgacccacagaaaaatcaattggaggctgcacacaagtgagaataaaaaccaaaccctcactgacatggcccccaactgaaaaggagaaggacactccccatattccagagcctaggggggagccaggatagtagattttgtgtgctccagccccacggtgggaCAGCAGAGGGGGATGGAGCGCCAGCAtgagctccccagtgctggggaaggggggagtcccGAGCCTCAGGGGCCTGATCCAGGTAAGtcaggggccgcatctggcccccgtGCCTTAGGTTTCCCATCCCTGATCTAATATTTTCCTAGTTTTACCACAGGGTCCACAAAAGGCACTggagaagtcagtacaaactaaactTTCATAcgg of Pelodiscus sinensis isolate JC-2024 chromosome 11, ASM4963464v1, whole genome shotgun sequence contains these proteins:
- the CISH gene encoding cytokine-inducible SH2-containing protein, whose amino-acid sequence is MLFPWSWSDMILCVQGPHPLLAEEKIRRQSLRGIAVNLSEQIMQPRSVTVFQGESAPAFVAPAPENNLPRMRDPEEDLLCIAKTFSYLRESGWYWGSITASEAKQHLQKMPEGTFLVRDSTHPSYLFTLSVKTNRGPTNVRIEYADSKFRLDSNCLSKPRILAFPDVVSLIQHYVTSCTTENKNEAPYPPASPLSTMPKEIVAAAVHLKLIRPLGRKDSAPSLQHLCRLQINKSTAEVDQLPLPRRMGDYLKQYPFQL